A stretch of the Hippocampus zosterae strain Florida chromosome 16, ASM2543408v3, whole genome shotgun sequence genome encodes the following:
- the fryb gene encoding protein furry homolog isoform X8: MATSQQDSGFFDISLKSLLKSFAGTSPVGLKPPVPPVTASPGERKGPVIMAPVNVDPESKPGEFVLKSLFANFTLLSERKIRIIMAEPLEKPLNKSLQRGEDPQFDQLISSMSSLAEYCLPSILKTLFDWYKRQNGLEDESHEYRPRANTKSKNDEQQKDYLLERRDLAIDFIFSLVLIEVLKQIPLHPLLDGLIQEVINLAFKHFKYKEGYLGPNTGNMHIVADLYAEVVGVVAQSRFPAVRKKFISELKELRQKEQSPYVLQSTISLIMGLKFFRIKMYPVEDFEASFQFMQECAQYFLEVKDKDVKHSLAGLFVEILVPVAATVKNEVNVPCLRNFVESLYDTTLDLSSRKKHSLALYPLVTCLLCVSQKQLFLSRWHIFLNNCLSNLKNKDPKMARVALESLYRLLWVYMIRIKCESNTATQSRLTSITSTLFPKGSRSVVPRDMPLNIFVKIIQFIAQERLDFAMKEIIFDLLSVGKPAKAFSLNPERMNIGLRAFLVIADALQQKDGEPPMPNTGATLPSGNSLKKKKTYLSKTLTEEEAKLIGMSLYYSQVRKALDNILRHLDKEVGRCMMLTSVQMLNKEPEDMITGERKPKIDLFRTCVAAIPRILPDGMSKPELIDLLSRLTVHMDDELRLISQNSLQSLLLDFSDWREDVLFGYTHFLLREVQDTQQGLQDASVKLLLQLLTQWRLALQLQGKMRGGVEASPRMSERSPHCSVLHAVEGLALLLLCSCQISTRKLAVGVLREIRCLFTALGHAEDDDKPMIEVMDQLSPAVMDSFVHVAISDSSTLPMSHHVDLQWLVEWTARLVSSSYDVKSPSHVWIFAQCLKDPWVLCLHIFLRQEHLPKHCPVALGYAWPYAFTRVQLLLPLVDPNSPVNAKKTSTASSSDNSMSLWRNYLILCLGVAKPSIMSPGHLRASTPEIMATTPDGSITYDNKVIGTPSVAWLLKQLVPLMRAESLEITESLVLGFGCTNALVFRELMEELHPLMKEALERRPENKKRRERRDLLRLQLLRIFELLANAGVISDSTNGALERDSLALGALFLEYVDLTRMLLEAENEKEMDVLKDIRAHFSGMVANLIQCVPVQHRRLLFPQQSLRHHLFILFSQWAGPFSVMFTPLDRYSDRNHQITRYQYCALKAMSAVLCCGPVFDNVGLSTDGYLYKWLDNILACHDKRVHRLGCEVVILLLELNPDQSNLFNWAVDRCFTGSYQLASGCFKAIATVCGNRNYPCDLVTLLNLVLFKASDTSREIYEISMQLMQVLESKLCAYSKRMVEQKPGNILYGTHGPLPPLYSVNLSQLSNQLASMYPELTLPLFSEVSQRFPSTHSNGRQIMLSYLLPWLGNMELVDTALLPPASSPCTPDEEVSRGPAPSLAGVSLFLRGNGWGSLQATSLVLNNLMFMTAKYGDEVPGPEMESAWNALVSNERWSNNLRITLQFLISLCGVSSDTTLLPYIKKVVIYLCRNNTIQTMEELLFELQQTDPVNPVVLHCDNPPFYRFAASNKAPTSQTGTTSSSNTVVVAQDNLADADESKLVRESEERRARAHNRLESRYSNSSGGSYEDEKTDPLPPYAAWLVSVLETNRPQPLPMPINGGCWAPLVDYLPETITPRGPLHRCNVAVIFMTEMVVDHSVREDWALHLPLLLHALFLGLDHYRPEVYEHSKRLLLHLLIALSCNNNFQVIASVLMLTRESSDNKTLTIKSSYHSDHQHSNVPDFLRECQASPMVDSGLGSMSNSSSVSLGGGSTAGSVGNLPLVTPDDLEDLEDTPHETDEKTNKLIEFLSTRALGPLWVHEDITPKNPNSKSTEQLSNFLRHVISVFKESKSDFHLEQQLSDVALQTALCSSSRHYAGRSFQIFRALKQPINNHAVSDLVSRLVEVVGEHGDEVQGYVMEVLLTLESVVVNLAECLKNSDLMAALTRTSSPDFVLSDKLMNRKSTGQLNFPGPGLAGLSSQRHQRSYSVPKKFGECGYQSSDPPRSATLDRIQACNSHGLARLGRSPGSCTSSTNRIDPSVLSDPAHVSHPSSILATVFWVAVSLMESDFEFEYQMSLRLVHKLLSKVPLDRAENRERLEKLQAQLRWSGFSGIQQLLLKGFTSQATSDLTLQLFCQLTPVSRVPVVDSSQSLGFPLNVLCLLPHLVQHFGHPTQFCKESAERIAQVCLVEKNTKLSHLAHVMTLYKTRSYTRDPFSWVSVVCRYLHEAFSDITLNMVTYMAELLDKGLPSMQQSLLQIIYCLLSHMDLSAVHVKQFNADVTKTIEKFVQTVHWKDALNILKLVVSRSASLVHPVYGQAHGDISNLEVSRVWDGSAKALPGKTLDFTFDISETPVIGRRFDALQGSAVREGKARAMAVTRSTSSTSSGSNSNTILVPVSWRQPQSSQKRTREKLVNVLSLCGQEVGLTKNPSVIFSSCGDLDMMMEVRESGVSSEEGGTREDTLDDTASEQQFRVFRDFDFLDVELEDGEGETVDNFNWGVRRRSLDSTELGDLLEESQHSGSTPSLGHEDPHDSEESSEEEESSTSQSLSHSQLTNPSPSDETNHTDSLSTSYDTSADPQSFGATTPGQGALLHDHLSGLHARVCGDDEDTQAQDDELSLSTNELAAGSDCGESFTLELPGQAQVRTPRLDRRHDYCQPPLDFLDPNSLPRLRDDVDDLEDLGFPPPPSPFFSAILAAFQPAVCDDAEEAWRCHVNQLVTDSDGSCAVYTFQIFSSLFRNLQGKFCTLTTDAASYLGEGLRGIGSKFLKSSQMLTTCSDCPTIYIDADTIMSYGLLEKMKFSALELQEYLDTYNTREDAAVTWLRSCKDTFPRCPGESVVTCQPGDSEEKQLELCQRLYKLHFQLLLLFQSYCSLIGQVHAISSVPELLNMSRELSELRGSLQAAEAAVARDLEHEHSAHSVHTHAAHMAAMVVPSFPSSEAAVKAILDCLKNHEFTKAVRYIQECRRRWPHGVFGGGSEKEVQTLLNVYFRHQTLGQTGTIALVGSRQDLGLICSKLLELNGEIRDMIRRAQGYRVVTTYLPDSSASGTSL; this comes from the exons ATGGCGACAAGCCAGCAGGATTCCGGCTTCTTCGACATCAGCCTCAAGTCGCTGCTCAAGTCCTTCGCCGGCA CCTCTCCGGTGGGACTGAAGCCACCCGTCCCGCCCGTCACAGCAAGCCCGGGAGAGAGAAAAGGTCCTGTCATCATGGCGCCCGTCAACGTGGACCCAGAGAGCAAGCCGGGCGAGTTTGTCCTCAAGAGCCTCTTTGCCAACTTCACGCTGCTGTCTGAGCGCAAGATCCGCATCATCATGGCAGAGCCACTG GAGAAACCGCTGAACAAGTCTCtgcaaagaggagaggatccgcAATTTGACCAG CTGATCAGCAGCATGAGCTCCCTGGCAGAGTATTGCCTGCCCTCCATCCTCAAGACGCTCTTCGACTGGTACAAGCGGCAGAATGGCCTGGAGGACGAGTCGCACGAGTATCGGCCGCGGGCCAACACCAAGTCGAAAAA CGATGAGCAGCAGAAGGACTACTTGCTGGAGCGGAGGGATTTGGCCATCGACTTCATCTTCTCGCTGGTGCTCATAGAAGTTTTGAAACAG ATCCCGCTGCATCCCCTGTTGGATGGACTCATTCAGGAAGTGATCAACTTGGCCTTCAAACACTTCAAATATAAGGAAGG GTATCTCGGACCCAACACCGGCAATATGCACATCGTGGCGGACCTCTACGCGGAAGTGGTGGGAGTGGTGGCCCAGTCGAG GTTCCCGGCCGTGAGGAAGAAGTTCATCTCTGAGCTAAAGGAACTCCGTCAGAAGGAGCAGAGCCCCTACGTCCTGCAGTCCACCATCAGCCTCATCATGGGCCTCAAGTTCTTCCGTATCAAAATGTATCCGGTGGAGGACTTTGAGGCCTCTTTCCAGTTCATGCAG GAGTGTGCGCAGTATTTCCTGGAAGTCAAGGACAAGGACGTTAAGCACTCACTTGCCGGACTCTTTGTGGAGATTCTCGTACCGGTTGCTGCT ACGGTGAAAAACGAGGTGAACGTGCCGTGCCTGCGGAACTTTGTGGAAAGCTTGTACGACACCACGTTGGACCTGTCCTCCAGGAAGAAGCACTCCCTG GCGCTTTATCCTCTGGTGACGTGTCTGCTGTGCGTGAGCCAGAAGCAGTTGTTCCTCAGCCGCTGGCACATTTTCCTCAACAACTGCCTGTCCAacctcaag AATAAAGACCCCAAGATGGCCCGCGTGGCTCTGGAGTCGCTCTACCGCCTGCTGTGGGTTTACATGATCCGAATCAAGTGCGAGAGCAACACTGCGACACAAAG TCGCCTGACGTCCATCACCTCCACTCTCTTCCCCAAGGGGAGCCGCAGCGTCGTCCCCAGAGACATGCCGCTCAATATCTTCGTCAAGATCATCCAGTTTATCGCGCAG GAGAGGTTGGACTTTGCTATGAAGGAGATTATATTTGATCTTCTGAGTGTGGGGAAGCCTGCCAAAGCCTTCAGCCTCAACCCAGAG CGTATGAACATCGGCCTGCGAGCTTTCCTGGTCATCGCCGATGCCCTCCAGCAGAAAGACGGCGAGCCTCCCATGCCCAACACGGGCGCCACGCTGCCTTCGGGCAACtccctgaagaagaagaaaacctacCTCAGCAAGACCCTCACAGAGGAGGAGGCCAAGCTCATAGGCATGTCCTTGTACTACTCGCAAGTGCGCAAGGCCTTGGATAACATCCTAAGGCACCTGGATAAAGAAGTGGGACGCTGCATGATGCTCACAAGCGTGCAGATGCTGAACAAAGAACCGGAGGACATGATCAC GGGTGAAAGGAAGCCGAAAATTGACCTGTTCCGGACGTGTGTCGCCGCCATTCCTCGTATCCTCCCTGACGGAATGTCCAAACCCGAGCTCATCGATCTTCTCTCACG ACTCACAGTGCACATGGACGATGAGCTGCGTCTTATTTCCCAGAACTCCCTTCAGAGTCTCTTGTTGGATTTCTCCGACTGGAGGGAAGACGTGCTCTTCGGTTACACACACTTCTTGTTGCGTGAAGTCCAAGACACCCAACAGGGTCTTCAGGATGCGTCGGTAAAGCTACTGCTGCAGCTGCTCACTCAGTGGAGGCTTGCTCTACAGCTGCAGGGCAAGATGCGAGGTGGTGTGGAG GCAAGCCCCAGAATGTCTGAGCGTAGCCCACACTGCTCAGTGCTCCATGCCGTGGAAGGTCTGGCTTTGCTGCTGCTCTGTTCGTGTCAGATAAGCACCAGGAAGCTGGCGGTGGGCGTGCTCAGAGAGATTCGATGCCTGTTCACCGCGCTCGGACACGCTGAG GATGACGACAAACCGATGATCGAAGTCATGGACCAGCTGAGTCCGGCTGTGATGGACAGCTTTGTCCACGTGGCCATCTCCGACTCA TCTACTTTACCCATGAGCCACCATGTGGACCTACAGTGGTTAGTAGAGTGGACGGCGCGGCTGGTGAGCAGCTCCTACGACGTGAAGAGCCCCAGCCACGTGTGGATCTTCGCCCAGTGCCTGAAGGACCCCTGGGTCCTGTGCCTGCACATTTTCCTGCGCCAAGAGCACCTGCCGAAGCACTGCCCCGTGGCCCTGGGGTACGCCTGGCCCTACGCCTTCACGCGGGtgcagctgctgctgccgctCGTCGACCCCAA CAGCCCAGTGAACGCGAAGAAGACCAGCACGGCCAGCTCCAGCGACAACTCCATGTCTCTGTGGCGGAACTACCTCATCCTTTGTCTCGGGGTGGCCAAGCCCAGCATCATGTCGCCGGGACACCTCAGAGCGTCCACACCTGAGATTATGGCCACCACGCCTGACGGCAGCATCACCTACGACAATAAG GTGATAGGCACACCGTCAGTAGCCTGGCTACTGAAGCAGCTCGTTCCACTGATGAGAGCAGAGAGTCTGGAGATCACAGAGTCTCTGGTGTTGGGCTTCGGCTGCACAAACGCACTCGTCTTCAG AGAGCTCATGGAAGAACTCCATCCGCTCATGAAGGAGGCGCTGGAACGTCGACCCGAG AACAAGAAGCGACGTGAGAGGAGGGATCTTCTCAGGCTGCAGCTGCTGAGAATCTTCGAACTGTTGGCCAATGCAGGAGTTATCAGTGACAG CACCAACGGAGCACTGGAGCGCGACTCCCTGGCGCTGGGAGCCTTGTTCCTGGAGTACGTGGACCTGACGAGGATGCTCCTGGAGGCGGAGAACGAAAAGGAGATGGACGTGCTCAAAGACATCAGAGCTCACTTTAGTGGCATGGTGGCCAACCTCATCCAGTGCGTGCCCG TCCAGCACCGTCGCCTCCTGTTCCCCCAGCAGTCTCTCCGCCATCacctcttcatcctcttcagCCAATGGGCCGGGCCCTTCAGCGTCATGTTCACGCCCCTGGACCGCTACAGCGACCGCAACCATCAGATCACCCGCTACCAGTACTGTGCTCTCAAG GCTATGTCCGCCGTCCTGTGTTGCGGTCCCGTGTTTGACAATGTGGGTCTGTCCACTGACGGCTACCTTTACAAATGGCTCGACAACATCTTGGCCTGCCACGACAAGCGG GTTCACCGTCTGGGCTGCGAGGTGGTGATTCTGCTGCTAGAGCTGAACCCGGACCAGAGCAACCTGTTCAACTGGGCTGTGGACCGCTGCTTCACCGGATCCTACCAGCTGGCGTCCGGATGCTTCAAGGCCATCGCCACCGTGTGCGGGAACAG GAACTACCCGTGTGACCTGGTGACGCTGCTCAACCTGGTGCTGTTCAAGGCGTCAGACACCAGCAGGGAAATCTATGAGATCTCCATGCAGCTGATGCAG GTATTGGAATCCAAGCTGTGCGCATACTCCAAGCGTATGGTGGAGCAAAAGCCCGGTAACATCTTGTACGGGACACACGGGCCTCTGCCGCCTCTCTACAGCGTCAACCTGTCACAGCTTTCCAATCAGCTGGCCAGCATGTACCCGGAACTCACGCTGCCTCTCTTCTCTG AGGTGAGCCAGCGCTTTCCGAGCACCCACTCCAACGGCCGTCAGATCATGCTGTCCTATCTGCTGCCTTGGCTGGGCAACATGGAGCTGGTGGACACGGCCCTTCTGCCGCCCGCCTCCAGCCCCTGCACTCCGGACGAGGAGGTATCGCGCGGTCCGGCCCCGAGTCTGGCGGGCGTGTCGCTCTTCCTCAGGGGCAACGGCTGGGGCTCCCTGCAGGCCACCTCGCTGGTGCTCAACAACCTCATGTTCATGACGGCCAAG TACGGGGACGAGGTGCCCGGGCCGGAGATGGAGAGCGCTTGGAACGCTTTGGTGTCCAATGAACGCTGGAGCAACAACCTGAGGATCACCCTGCAGTTCCTCATCAGCTTGTGTGGCGTCAGCAGTGACACCACACTCTTGCCTTAC ATCAAGAAGGTGGTGATCTACTTGTGCCGTAACAACACCATCCAGACCATGGAGGAGCTCCTGTTTGAGCTTCAGCAGACTGACCCCGTCAACCCCGTGGTGCTGCACTGCGACAACCCGCCTTTCTACCGATTTGCCGCCAGCAACAAGGCACCCACCTCGCAGACGG GTACCACATCCAGCAGCAACACGGTGGTGGTGGCACAGGACAACCTGGCGGACGCAGACGAAAGCAAACTGGTCAGGGAGAGTGAAGAGCG CAGGGCCAGGGcgcacaacaggctcgagtccCGCTACAGCAACAGCTCAGGAGGTTCCTACGAGGATGAGAAAA CCGATCCTCTCCCGCCGTACGCCGCCTGGCTGGTGAGCGTCCTGGAGACAAACCGTCCACAGCCACTGCCCATGCCCATCAACGGCGGCTGCTGGGCGCCGCTGGTGGATTACCTGCCCGAGACCATCACGCCCAGGGGACCCCTGCACAG gtgtaaTGTCGCCGTCATTTTCATGACGGAAATGGTGGTGGATCACAGCGTGCGGGAAGATTGGGCTTTGCACCTTCCCCTGCTTCTGCATGCGCTCTTCTTAG GCCTGGACCACTATAGGCCGGAGGTATACGAGCACAGCAAGCGCCTCCTACTGCACCTCCTCATAGCGCTGTCGTGTAACAACAACTTCCAG GTGATCGCCTCCGTGTTAATGTTGACCAGAGAGAGCAGTGACAACAAAACTCTCACCATCAAGTCCAGCTATCACAGCGACCATCAGCACTCAA ACGTGCCCGATTTCCTGCGGGAGTGCCAGGCTTCACCCATGGTCGACTCAGGCCTCGGCTCCATGTCCAACTCATCTTCGGTTAGCCTGGGCGGCGGTAGCACAGCGGGCAGCGTGGGCAACCTGCCGCTGGTTACGCCAGACGACCTGGAGGACCTGGAGGACACGCCCCACGAGACGGACGAGAAGACCAACAAACTCATTGAGTTCCTCTCCACAAG AGCCTTGGGGCCGCTGTGGGTGCACGAGGACATCACGCCCAAAAACCCAAACTCGAAGAGCACCGAACAGCTTTCCAACTTCTTGCGCCACGTCATCTCCGTCTTCAAGGAGTCAAAGTCAG actTCCACCTGGAGCAGCAGCTTAGCGACGTGGCGTTGCAGACGGCGTTGTGCAGCTCATCTCGCCACTACGCCGGCCGCTCTTTTCAAATCTTCCGGGCCCTCAAGCAGCCCATCAACAACCACGCCGTGTCCGACTTGGTCTCTCGCCTCGTTGAGGTGGTGGGCGAGCACGGCGACGAGGTGCAG GGTTACGTAATGGAGGTTCTGCTCACATTGGAATCGGTGGTGGTTAACCTGGCAGAGTGTCTGAAGAACAGCGACCTCATGGCGGCGCTAACCAG aacctcatcacCCGACTTTGTGCTGAGTGACAAGCTGATGAACCGCAAGAGCACGGGCCAACTTAACTTCCCCGGCCCAGGGTTGGCGGGCCTGTCGTCTCAGCGCCACCAACGCTCCTACTCAGTACCCAAGAAGTTCGGCGAGTGCGGCTACCAGTCCAGCGACCCCCCTCGCAGTGCCACGCTGGATCGTATTCAG GCCTGCAACAGTCATGGCCTGGCACGGCTGGGGCGGAGCCCGGGGTCCTGCACTTCGTCAACCAATCGCATCGATCCCAGCGTCCTGTCGGACCCCGCCCATGTGTCGCACCCGTCCTCCATACTGGCCACCGTCTTCTGGGTGGCCGTCTCACTCATGGAGTCGGACTTTGAATTCGAGTACCAGATGTCGCTACGCCTTGTGCACAAGCTCCTGTCCAAG GTGCCTTTGGACCGGGCGGAGAACCGCGAGCGTTTGGAGAAGCTCCAGGCTCAGCTGAGGTGGAGCGGCTTCTCTGGCATCCAGCAACTTCTACTGAAGGGCTTCACCTCCCAGGCCACCTCCGACCTCACCTTGCAGCTCTTTTGCCAGCTCACGCCCGTGTCACGCGTACCCGTGGTGGACAGCTCGCAGTCTTTGG GTTTCCCTCTCAACGTACTGTGTCTGCTACCACACCTGGTGCAGCACTTTGGGCACCCCACGCAATTCTGTAAGGAGAGTGCAGAGAGAATCGCGCAG GTGTGTTTGgtggagaagaacaccaagctgTCCCACCTGGCCCATGTGATGACACTGTACAAGACGCGCTCGTACACGCGGGACCCTTTCTCCTGGGTCAGCGTGGTGTGCCGCTACCTCCACGAGGCCTTTTCCGACATCACGCTCAACATGGTTACCTACATGGCGGAG CTGCTGGATAAAGGCCTTCCCAGCATGCAACAGTCCCTCCTGCAGATCATCTACTGCCTGCTCAGCCACATGGACCTGAGCGCCGTCCACGTCAAGCAGTTCAACGCTGATGTCACCAAGACCATCGAAAAGTTTGTACAA ACGGTGCATTGGAAGGACGCCCTGAACATCCTGAAGCTGGTGGTGTCGCGCTCGGCCAGCCTTGTGCACCCAGTGTACGGTCAGGCTCACGGCGACATCTCCAACCTGGAGGTGAGCCGAGTGTGGGATGGCTCAGCCAAGGCACTCCCCGGGAAAACCCTGGACTTCACCTTTGATATTTCCGAG ACGCCGGTGATCGGGCGGCGCTTTGACGCGCTACAGGGCTCTGCCGTCAGGGAGGGCAAGGCCCGAGCCATGGCTGTCACCCGGAGTACCTCCTCCACCTCATCGGGATCCAACTCCAACACCATCCTGGTTCCCGTCAGCTGGAGGCAACCGCAGTCTTCTCAG AAGCGGACCAGAGAAAAGCTGGTAAATGTTCTTTCTCTGTGTGGTCAAGAAGTTGGACTAACAAAGAACCCATCG GTGATCTTCTCATCCTGCGGCGACCTGGACATGATGATGGAAGTGCGCGAGAGCGGCGTGTCGTCGGAGGAGGGCGGCACCAGGGAGGACACGCTGGACGACACTGCCAGCGAGCAGCAATTCAGGGTTTTCAGAGACTTTGACTTCCTGGATGTGGAGCTGGAAGACGGCGAG GGCGAAACAGTGGACAACTTTAACTGGGGCGTGCGGCGCCGATCCCTGGATAGCACCGAGCTGGGCGACCTGCTGGAGGAGAGCCAGCACTCGGGTAGCACGCCCAGCTTGGGACACGAAGACCCCCATGATTCTGAGGAGTCCTCCGAGGAAGAGGAGTCCTCCACCAGCCAGAGCCTGTCACATTCCCAGCTG ACGAATCCATCCCCATCGGATGAGACCAACCACACGGATTCTCTCTCCACATCTTACGACACGTCCGCCGACCCGCAGTCCTTCGGCGCCACCACCCCGGGCCAGGGGGCGCTGCTGCATGACCACCTCAGCGGCCTACAC GCGAGGGTGTGTGGCGACGACGAGGACACTCAGGCTCAGGACGACGAGCTGTCTTTGAGCACCAACGAGCTTGCCGCCGGCTCGGACTGCGGCGAGAGTTTCACGCTGGAGCTGCCGGGGCAAGCGCAGGTGCGAACGCCACGTCTGGACCGTCGGCACGACTATTGCCAACCGCCGCTGGACTTTCTAGACCCGAATAGTCTGCCTAG ATTACGTGACGACGTGGATGACCTGGAGGACCTGGGATTCCCGCCTCCGCCGTCTCCGTTTTTCTCCGCCATCTTGGCCGCGTTCCAGCCGGCGGTGTGCGACGACGCCGAGGAGGCGTGGCGTTGTCACGTCAACCAGTTGGTGACCGACTCAGACGGATCGTGCGCCGTCTACACCTTCCAGATCTTCTCATCGCTCTTCAGG AACCTCCAAGGAAAGTTCTGCACCTTGACCACCGATGCGGCCTCCTATCTGGGCGAGGGCCTGAGGGGGATCGGCTCCAAGTTCCTCAAGTCCTCTCAAATGCTGACGACCTGCTCCGACTGCCCAACCATATACATCGATGCCGACACC ATCATGTCTTACGGCCTCCTGGAGAAGATGAAGTTCAGTGCCTTGGAGCTGCAGGAATACCTGGACACCTACAACACAAGGGAGGATGCGGCTGTCACG TGGCTGCGCAGCTGTAAGGACACATTTCCCAGGTGCCCTGGCGAAAGCGTGGTCACCTGCCAGCCTGGAGACTCTGAGGAGAAA CAACTGGAGCTGTGCCAGAGGCTTTACAAGCTGCATTTCCAGCTCCTGCTGCTCTTCCAGTCCTACTGCTCGCTCATCGGTCAGGTTCACGCTATCAGCTCCGTACCCGAG CTGCTGAACATGTCTCGGGAGCTGAGCGAACTTCGCGGCAGCCTGcaggcggcggaggcggcggtggcCAGGGACCTGGAGCACGAACACTCGGCCCACTCGGTCCACACCCACGCCGCCCACATGGCCGCCATGGTGGTGCCCAGCTTCCCATCGTCAGAGGCGGCAGTCAAGGCCATACTGGACTGTCTGAAGAACCACGAGTTCACCAAGGCCGTCCGCTACATTCAAGAGTGCAG GCGTCGATGGCCTCACGGCGTGTTTGGCGGCGGCTCAGAGAAGGAGGTCCAGACTCTGCTCAACGTGTACTTCCGCCACCAAACTTTGGGCCAGACGGGCACCATCGCCCTGGTCGGCTCGCGCCAGGACCTGGGCCTGATCTGCTCCAAACTGCTGGAGCTCAACGGCGAGATCCGCGACATGATCCGCCGCGCTCAGGGCTACCGCGTGGTCACCACCTACCTCCCCGACTCCAGCGCCTCCGGGACCAGCCTCTGA